TAATGATTATTGGAAAGATCCAGGTGCATATAATGTTGAACAACATTGGGGATTATACGGTGATCCATCATCTTAGACTAATTAATCACCTTGATCATACCCATTCACCATTTGCTTTGAAAGTAAAAAATACTTTTAATGCGTCCTTTctttattcattcattagAACATAATACCTTTAATTCTTCCTTATTGATTTTTACGTTATCAGTTTTTCAGTTCTATCACATGGTTTCTGCCAACTAGTTTTAATTATCCtagttgttgaaaaactatgttttttcttttacatatttttttaattagaatttccaaattttgattgttattCTTGCTTTTAAATAGTCccttttgatttttgttttgttaaaattttgttttacaTATATAAAGTCTTGTAATAAATACCAAAAAGCACTGTTATTTTAAGTTAGCCTTTCCTAATTTCTTTTACTTGTAAAATACACAGATTGGCAAACAATTAAAtactttatttttggtATTTAAACTcgtaataaataaatgcTATTAATACAAAATATCCTAAAAAATTGAGATGCCACTATGTAATTAGAAAATCCATCCCAAGAATTTATCATAGAACCATTGTGCATCAAAACGTTTACCTTCGGCTTCTCTGATAGCCTTTCTTTCAGCTTCTTCAGCTTCGAATTTCTCAAATTCTGCATCAATAACGTCCCTGAAAGTATCCaaatcaacttcttctGGTTTCAAccattttgttttataaaCAATCTTGTaaccaaagaagaaaattaaaaacacTGGCAAAACAATGTATCCAGTGATAAAGTTTTTGTAATCAAAGGTATCACCCAAAAATACTGTGAAATTcttgatgaaaataataacaatacaaaTGACCAAAGATATGTAACTACCATATGGCTGTAAAGGAGATCTGTAAACCAAATCTTTCTTTCTGTCCAAACCTTGTGCTTTCAAAGCTTTCATAAATCTAATGTGGAAAGTCAAAATACAAGCCCAAGCAATTAAACCAGTTAAAGAGACAACATTAACAAAGTATGTGAAAACTTCAGCAGACCCAGAAGAAACATTCATGTATGCCAATAAACAGAACAAGAAACTCAATAAAACACCATAGTATGGAACACCCATTCTGTTGGTTTTGGAGAAGAATTTTGGAAGATAGCCATCAACCAGCAAACTGTAAACCAGTCGTGAACAAACATACATATCACTATTGGAGGCTGAAATGACAAACAAAAGAATACAGGCATTGATAAGATGGTCTAACCCGTGGATTTTAGCGTTTTTAATGGCAATAACAAAAGGACTAGCTCCGGCATTGGTACCTTTAGCAcccaataataatggatCTTTAGATGAGACACACATaccaacaaataaaatcGACAAGATGTAGAAAACAAGGATACGGTACAATGTCAACTTGATAGCTTTTGGAATAGCCCTTCTTGGATTTCTAGTTTCACTGAATGTAACAGCAACTAATTCAGATCCAAGATAAGCAAACACAGCAGTAACTAAAACTGAAACAAATGCAACGAATCTCCCTTTTGAACCACCAATAGCCACATCTTGGGCGGAATTGGAATAATGAATGAAAGCCCCTGGGTTTTTCCAATATCTGAAACCAAGTCTTTCATGTGTTGGTCCACCACCCAAGGCAATAATCCAcaacaaaagaattaaTCCTAAACAAGTCAAGACTTTTAATATTGACATCCAGAATTCGATTTCACCAAACACTTTGACACCaagaaaattaatgaatgtAATGACAACAAGAAACACTGTAATCCAAACCCCTGGATTCACTCGATCTCTTGAAACCCAATATTGCATGGTTAATGCACCAGCTGTCAATTGATTAGCGGGAAGAactaaatatttaataagATAGACAATACCACAAGCAAAACCCAAAGCTTCGTCAGCGTATCTTTTCCCATAATTTGCAAACCCAGGCAATGGAATAAAAGAGGCAATTTCACCTAAAGCAGTCATAACCATATAGACAACAAACCCAATGGCACCATAAGCTACCAATATAGCACCTGGTCCAGCAGTTTTTAAAGCCAGCCCAGTACCAATAAGAAGACCTGTTCCCAATGCACCCCCAATGGCAATCAATGAGACATGACGTGCGTGTAATTCTTGTCTAAGTTGGTGTCCTTCTTCTGCATTATGAGCTGAGGGATTGGATCTAGCAATATAGAGATCGTAATTGTTTGTATGTTGGGTAATAACCGATTCTAAGTCGGCAGTTGATGATCTTTTTTCTTCGTTCAGAAGACCTTTGTCGCTATTGTAGCCAAATACCATTTAACAAAAGTAGTAGGAGATGTTGATTATGGaaagattgaaaatgaaatttataattatgaTAGTGTTTTTATGTTTTCCTTAACAAAACCTAATTTGAAACttataaaagaaattaatttaaaattgttaaaagaaaagaacGAAGTTAAAGAGAAGAAAGGGCAAACAGAAGactatttatataaatatacaGCAAAGGTCATCCCAGTCACAACACTAAATTTTATAAActcaaacaaaaaaaaaaatacaatacaatttaaaaaaaaaaacagaaaatgTTACAATAACAGATAACACTAAACTTTGTGCAGGAACATGACTACAAGACTGGCTAAATTCTAAATATTTGTTAGTGaagttggtggtggtgttcttgttgttgttgttgttgtgatttTGGATTACTTACATGCATACGGGAAAGAAGttacaaaaatataaataaagcGGAGATGGAAAACCTTTCGACATAGTCAAAGCCCTAAGAAACtaaatgaaagaaaaaaaaagcccAAGGCGATTTTTAGATTGGAATGGGAATGCTAATCCATGTAtcaattgttaaaaaaaatgtattcGAACCAGGACATATATCCATTAAcaccaacaaaataattcttgtaaggttaatttttttaaacttttaATGACACAATTTCTGACATTCACCACTAACCACTAGGCACAAAGTAACTTAAAATGGCATGACATAACATAACCAATTGACTAATTTAAACGAAGTTAATTGGAGcaaacaagaagaaggcGTCAGGTCAATTCTTTAGTTAATCTCTGTCTCTGTCTCTCTCTCCTCtatctaaaaaaaaatttctgtTTGGCATCATCGCCAAGAAATTCGTAAAACGGaacaaaaactaaaaatcaactttcttttctcGCAGAGATTTGAAAATCGCCGTGAGTTATTATGTATGATAACGAAACGAGATTGTTATCAATTCATATTATGTGAACAATCTGCAAATATATTAAGCTAAGTTTACTGGTATCTCGTATACAAAACACTCTCATGATGAAGATTGATTAAGATTCTATAGccttttattcttttttgttcgATGTGGTAGTAGTTTGTTCCACTAATATGTTGCTTTTTAGGCCTGACAATTGATGCCATTTTTACGACGGTTGcagtaaaaaaaacagcGTAAGCCTCATCCTAACTGTTTTGACTTCTTTTGACCAAAAACGAAAGAAACActtattaatgaaatagAACTAGAAACCAATCGGTTAAACTGAGAacataaataaatcaaccaaTAATTTTCTTGGATGATAGATTGTTAGCTGAGCTAATCAAGTCAAGAGAgagtaataataataaccgGATAATTTGCCACcatgattgaaaaaaataatatcaatttaaGAAATTTGCAAATCATAAAATtcttaatatttttttgagtTTAAACCGTTTCTCAGGGCTTCGAAAAAGATGCttatattgttttaaaCCGTAAAGTCTGCCAGTTAAGGCATTTGGATTGGTTCCTTTTTCAGAGTCAAATTCTTTACGGATTCGCGTTTCCGTCAAGATTACCACACCACTACCACATGAAAAATGCATATATATTCCTGATATAAATACCTACCTATAttacaaagaagaaaatcagaatttcattgttgttcaaagaatcaaatgattattatatttgtaATTATGAGAAAGTATACGTATATATTATTCTGTGTGTTGTTTGAAAAGATTTATTCTGTCGGTTCATCTTTACGGCGTTTTAGTTCggacttttttttttctcttgaAACCCCCGCCAATTGCTGCATGGTTAAGCGTAAAATCACAATTTCAGAAGTTTAGTTTGTGGGGTTGGAGCAAATTTAATCATCTCGTCAattttcttattgttttattcTAGCCCCGGGGATAATTCAGAATTAACGTCTTCGCTATTGATTTAGCAACTAGCATATTCCTTTTTTCCTTTTGGTCCTGTGGTTTAAATCGTACATGTCTGTTCTATGACGTAGCCGAGCTACTAGTTGTGGCCAAGGCAATAATGACTAGTTTCTACAAGTGTTGAGAAAGAAGTGTGATCTGACATGCATTTCTTGGTCACTCTCACGTCATCATCTGTAGAAGCTTCAATCTTGACAACACTGTTAGTGGACagatccaaaaaaaaaagaagtacCAAGAAATTTGGGGTCGgctttaattgaaaaaaaccaaacaGCAAATATCCATGAAATCTCTTACTTGGATGACTACCGGTGATGATCTTTGTGGTAACACGGCAATTGAACGGAACTATTGTTTCAAAGGGTgttttaaagaaaaatatatgTTTGTGTTgtatgcaaaaaaaaataaaacccACGCCGGGATTCGAACCCGGAATCCTTTGATTAGAAGTCAAAAGCGATAACCATTTCGCCACGCAGGCTTTTCGACGGTTTTTAATGTATATTTCGACTTGCAGGACCTATGGAACAGCTGTAGATGTAAACACTAATATGAAGAACTGGAAACAATAACCTTTATTATAACTCTGACCGTAGTATGAAAACTCactaaagaaaagaatataaaaatataaaatatataaGAAGACAAGGAGAATCTCTGACCCTTATATAGACCGAAAACTAGAGTGACGATGAACCATCAGACCACTCAATAACCAactaatttaataatatcaagAACTCGTCTAACGAGGTGTAAACAAAATACcgaaaatagaaatataaataacTCAATGCCAAGATGGTGCGCAACCACCAAGGTAATAAACAACCAATAGAACCAAGCCTTGTAAATCAGACAACGAGCAAGGCTGATTATACAACAGTTTTGGCttattttaataaatacaTACCTTGTAATTTGGGAAAAAGATATAGAGCCAAAATACTTAAAATGTGTACTAATTTAAACTATAATGTCTATAAAGCTGTATTTCTTAACTCTCTGGATGTTTTCAttgtatttgaaattttaaaaagtaaattatttgaagttTTGATAGCTTGTCATTGGCTCGATTTTTCATCAGAAATTGAGTAAATATTCAGCGAAATATTTTCAGTAGAGTCCAAGAGCCTTAATTTTTTCCATTCAGTACTACTTACTACCCTCCACTTGTTGTATTGACATCTATAAAGACAATtcattattcatttatattataCAAAACTAGTGTGTACTCCAAATACACAAGACTCTAACTAAAACAGAAATCAGATGCCTTTCTACAGGCAACAAAAAACCatccttttcttctttctcgGTTAAgttcaaattcaatatctctttcttcttcttcatcaatgtATTGTTTACCTGTAGTAATATCAGCTTCCATGGCATTTCTCCAATGAGTCTTTTTAAACACTTtccaaaaaacaaataaacagATGAAAAACACTGGAGCAAAATAAGAAGTAAACAAATTAGATACGGAGAATTGTCCAGGAAAAAATATCCAGAAcccattgaaaaataaaaccacaacattaatgaaaaaaccAAAGTATGTGAAATAAGGATGAATGAATTTTGGTGCCAAATAATATGGATACTCTccctttttcatttgtttacCAGTTTGAACCACATATGCTTTtctaaatttgaaataagCGAGCCACATACAGATATAAGAACATAATAACCCCGTGGTGGCTAAATTAACAAACCAATTAAATACCACTCCAGTGGATTGACTAACGTTCAAATATGAAATCAATGATACAACACCGGTGAATATGACACAATTGATAGGAACACCACTTTTCAAACATTTAGAGAAGAATCTTGGGACATATCCTGCCAAAGAGGCAGAATAAAGTGACCTGGTtccaagaaagaaaaatgcATTCCCACAAGAAAATGCCGAAGTCAAAACAGCTCCATTAACAACCAGTCCCAACCCACGAACACCAACATTTTGAATACCTAAAGTCCAAGGTGACACAGTAGATGATTTCAAGGATTTCACTAATGATGGATCATTAGAAGCTATAAGACagttcaagaaaaaaataccaCCGAGATAGAACAAGTATATTCTGATATAGGAACGTTTAGCAACAATCCCAATGTTTTTACGTGGCATCTTAACTTCTGCAGCAATCAATGCTAACACATCAGGACCACCAGCTGCAAACCCAGCccaaattaaacaattgtaTGTCCCCAAAAATTTACCAGTTGTGCCACCCACCAAATATGGTCTGAAAAGACCACCTTCTTTCCAATGTTGAAACCCATAAGCATTATGTTGAGGATTACCACCACACATTGAtattaaagaaaacaacattaagcccaaaatcaaaattactttaaatgaagaaaaaatcgATTCAAATTCACCATAGAATTGGGCACCAAACAAATTGAGCAAGAAAAATAACACTAATGCAATAGTAATGAAAACACCAGGGTTAATATCTGTCcaaaatgatattaatCCTGCACAGGCCGTTGCTTCAATACAAACAAACATTAATGCAGTATAAGTATATATCAACGAGGAAGCAAACCCCAAAGCTGGATCAACATAACGAGcagaaaaatgaaagaatgAACCCTTAATGGGTAAATAAGAACACATTTCACCAATAGCTTGCATCAATGGGTATATCACTAAACAAGCCCAAATTGCAAAtgctaaaaaaaatgaaagtGAACCACTATTATGTAATGGATTCTTTATACTGACAAACAATGCTGATCCAATAGATTGACcaatcattaataaattaacgTGACGCagattcaattttcttttagtttctccatatttttcaacatctAATTTGTCATGGAAATCATTAAACTCCTTAGCAGGAAGTGGATTTTCAATAGATATCTTTTCAACATCATAAGTTATATTATCATTCTTCTTCAGCATTTTTTTGACTGGACTGTGattgttttaaaattggaaaaaaaaatattattcacCGTTGACAGATTTCACTGTCATAtacatattattatatagaCTACCTTGGCATTGCTGCAAAAACCCAGGAGATTGATAAGATGTCATTAACTAATACAACGGAGTAATCAAGATCTTGCCCCGTTAGCGGCATTTTCCAAAAACACCTCATCGTTTCCATTGTCAGCTTTGTGATACATAGTTTTGTGCGGAATTCTTatctttttaatttatacCACGCAATTTAACTTAGCCGTATAATTGAGATAAAGATAAGTTAATTGAGTTTACTGAAACACCAAACGGTCGAGTCCAGGCCTGAAAGATAACTAAAATTGCAAATTGCCTCATACAATTGGTTAGATAACCCCTTTTCAGTAAGAATAATCATGCATTTACactaaaataaaaagaatgaatATAGGAACACTGTTTAACCTTAAATTGTGAATAACGTTTTCTCATAACGaactaatttgaaatttctaTAAAACTTTAATTCCATCCACTAGAACATAATAGAAAAACACAACCTGttacttgaaaaaaagCAATTTGAAAGCTTGTTCAAGAGGTTTGGTGCTTAttcttctattttcttgttgaagTGTGGGggattttcttttggaGAACTTAAAATCTCTCTCTCCCCCACACACACATGTTATCAAAAATTAGCGGTTCAACACTAAAAAAATTCCATTTTCTGTTGGTTTATCCGATCTCACATCAGTAAGTGACTCCTTATATCTATAAAAACAGACCACAAACTACCTTGACAATGAAATTACTATAAATTACAAGCATATCATCTATCTATCTATGCCAagacatttttttttttgattctgTTGGTTATTCCAGTTTCACTTTGAACACTCAACAACTATGTCTTATCAAATTacagaaaagaaagacTTGACTTATGTTATCACGGAAAATAGTATCCCCCAAGCACAActagaaaaaaatttcagtTTACTAAGTACATGTGCATTTCAATTCACTTTGATATGTTCAGCACTTGCAATAGGTACATTTCTAAGTACCGTGATAGGAGTAGGAGGTAGTCCAGTACTAATATTTGGATTCATTGTTGCCATCACCTTTGATCTCATTATTTGTTATTCCTTAGCCGAATTAGCGTCTGCTTATCCACATTCATCGGCTCAAGTTCATTGGACATATTGTTTAGCATCGGAGAAATACAAACGTAGTCTTAGCTTTTTAACTGGTATTTTATCATGTGCGGGTTGGATATTTGCTTGTTTTAGTTCTACTTATGTGGCATCAATGTTTATTTTGGCATTGGCACAAATTTATCACCAAGACTATATCCCAAAAAGTTTCCATTATTATCTTGTTTATTTGGCAGTGTTTTTATCGGGTTATTTGGTCAATGTGTTTTTAGTCAAATTGTTACCGTTAATCACCAATATTTCAGTTGCAGTAATAAATTTTGGAAcattctttattattattacacTTTTAGTCAAATCACCAAAACAATCTGCTGAGTTTGTGtttaaaaatatcatcaatgaAACGGGCTGGTCCTCCAATGGAGTGGTATTTTTCTTGGGGATGTTGCCTAGCTTAGCCTGTGTCACATTATTTGATGGAGCAGTACATTTGACAGATGAAATTGCCCAACCAGAACGAAATATACCGTTAGTGATGGTTATATCAAATACACTTTCTGGCGTTATGGCATTTTTCGCTGCTATAGTCTACATGTTTTGTGTGGTGAATGTCAACAACTTATCAAATCCAGTAGGTGGAGAACCAATTGTGCAATTAATGTATGATTCTTTTCAATCGGAGGCATTAACCACAATTGGAGTCGTTTGTTTAATATTGACTTTTGTTGGCTCGTCTTATATGTATTATACCAGTACTTCAAGATTGATTTGGTCATTTGCAAACTCAAATGGACTTCCCTTTAGCAAATACATAGGTGAGGTTTCTTCAAACTTGAAAAGTCCAGTTTATGCATTGTCTTTCTTGACGGTTCTTTGCATAATCATTGGAACATTAATTATGGGATCAGATGGTGCATTGAATGCTGTCTTGGGTACATCAATGGTATGTATTAACTTATCATATTTGATACCCATTGCATGTTTATTGGTGAAAAGTAAATTTTCCACCACCCATAGATTCAATGAACGTCcatatttttgtttgggAAAATTTGGATTGCCAATGAACATTGCCTCTGTCCTTTGGGTGTGCTTTATTATGGTATGGTTGAATTTCCCCTTGAGTTACCCGGTGACATCTGATAACATGAACTATGCTTGTGTGGTATTAGGAATAACCTGTATTATTGGAATAATATTGTGGTTTGTTCATGGAAGAAACCACTATGACcataatattgattttaaacACTTTTAATAGAAATAAATTCTTTGGTCCCCACCAGAAGTATCTCAGGTAGAACCTAAAAGAAGCATTATTTTTAACATACTTTTTACGTACACACATATACATCTTATATACATGCATACatagatatatatacaaggtttcaaaaattgaaccTATTTTTTATGTCCACAAAATCATTGTTTACTCCTCCATACAACAGAAATCAACTATCCATATCACCAGCCtcttttttccaatttctcttcttctttaattgaatcaatgGCAATTCCTCCCATCAATTCACCCAAATCAGTTGAATATTGCAAAAGTTTAACAGGATCATTGTAGTGAGTGGTAGCGTTGACAATTGCTTTAGCCAATTTTTCGGGGttctttgatttgaaaataccAGATCCAACAAAAACACCATCACATCCCAATTGCATCAATAATGCAGCATCAGCTGGAGTAGACACACCACCAGCACAGAATAAAACCACAggtaatttcttttcttcgATGACCtgaattaataattcaGTTGGAACTCTTAATTCACGTGCAAGCTCAACAATTTCCGTTtcagttttcaatttagaagcttcttcaatatctttCTTGATGGTTCTAATATGATCCACTGCTGAGGAAACATCACCAGTACCTGCTTCACCTTTACATCTAATCATGGCTGCACCTTCGTTGATTCTTCTCAATGCTTCACCCAAGTTTCTTGCCCCACATACAAATGGTACTTTGAATTTGGTTTTATCAATATGATATACCGTGTCAGCAGGGGTTAAAACTTCACTTTCATCAATGTAATCAACACCTAAAGCTTCCAAAATTTGACTTTCAGTAAAATGACCAATTCTACATTTTGCCATAACTGGGATTTTGACTGTTTCCATTATATCTTTAATCATTTTAGGATCAGACATTCTACAAacttgatttgattttctcATTTCAGCAGGAATTCTTTCTAATGCCATAACAGCACAAGCACCAGCTGCCTCGGCGATCTTGGCTTGATCTGCATTAACAACATCCATAATGACACCTCCTTTAAGCATTTGTGCTAAACCGGCCTTTACTTTAAAATCTGACATGGTTCTATAGTTTTATCAATGGGTAATGAAAGTGAGAGTaggaaataaaaataattgaaattatgagtcaattgaaataaaaaagaaaacaaaaaaaactaaacataatagaaattgaaaaatttggaaaaaaggaagaattgttaaaatatttatattagGTGTTGGTTTGTTAATGAGGGCgtttaaaagaattgggGTTAAAAAAACCTtaacaatcaaaaagaatgaaTAATAGTGCAG
This genomic stretch from Candida albicans SC5314 chromosome 1, complete sequence harbors:
- the DIP5 gene encoding Dip5p (Dicarboxylic amino acid permease; mutation confers hypersensitivity to toxic ergosterol analog; induced upon phagocytosis by macrophage; Gcn4-regulated; upregulated by Rim101 at pH 8; rat catheter and Spider biofilm induced), which codes for MVFGYNSDKGLSNEEKRSSTADLESVITQHTNNYDLYIARSNPSAHNAEEGHQLRQELHARHVSLIAIGGALGTGLLIGTGSALKTAGPGAILVAYGAIGFVVYMVMTALGEIASFIPLPGFANYGKRYADEALGFACGIVYLIKYLVLPANQLTAGALTMQYWVSRDRVNPGVWITVFLVVITFINFLGVKVFGEIEFWMSILKVLTCLGLILLLWIIALGGGPTHERLGFRYWKNPGAFIHYSNSAQDVAIGGSKGRFVAFVSVLVTAVFAYLGSELVAVTFSETRNPRRAIPKAIKLTLYRILVFYILSILFVGMCVSSKDPLLLGAKGTNAGASPFVIAIKNAKIHGLDHLINACILLFVISASNSDMYVCSRSVYSLSVDGYLPKFFSKTNRMGVPYYGVLLSFLFCLLAYMNVSSGSAEVFTYFVNVVSLTGLIAWACILTFHIRFMKALKAQGLDRKKDLVYRSPLQPYGSYISLVICIVIIFIKNFTVFLGDTFDYKNFITGYIVLPVFLIFFFGYKIVYKTKWLKPEEVDLDTFRDVIDAEFEKFEAEEAERKAIREAEGKRFDAQWFYDKFLGWIF
- the PUT4 gene encoding Put4p (Putative proline permease; fungal-specific (no human or murine homolog); repressed during the mating process); amino-acid sequence: MSKKNDNITYDVEKISIENPLPAKEFNDFHDKLDVEKYGETKRKLNSRHVNLLMIGQSIGSALFVSIKNPLHNSGSLSFFLAFAIWACLVIYPLMQAIGEMCSYLPIKGSFFHFSARYVDPALGFASSLIYTYTALMFVCIEATACAGLISFWTDINPGVFITIALVLFFLLNLFGAQFYGEFESIFSSFKVILILGLMLFSLISMCGGNPQHNAYGFQHWKEGGLFRPYLVGGTTGKFLGTYNCLIWAGFAAGGPDVLALIAAEVKMPRKNIGIVAKRSYIRIYLFYLGGIFFLNCLIASNDPSLVKSLKSSTVSPWTLGIQNVGVRGLGSVVNGAVLTSAFSCGNAFFFLGTRSLYSASLAGYVPRFFSKCLKSGVPINCVIFTGVVSLISYLNVSQSTGVVFNWFVNLATTGLLCSYICMWLAYFKFRKAYVVQTGKQMKKGEYPYYLAPKFIHPYFTYFGFFINVVVLFFNGFWIFFPGQFSVSNLFTSYFAPVFFICLFVFWKVFKKTHWRNAMEADITTGKQYIDEEEERDIEFELNRERRKGWFFVACRKASDFCFS
- the HNM4 gene encoding Hnm4p (Putative choline permease; fungal-specific (no human or murine homolog)) translates to MSYQITEKKDLTYVITENSIPQAQLEKNFSLLSTCAFQFTLICSALAIGTFLSTVIGVGGSPVLIFGFIVAITFDLIICYSLAELASAYPHSSAQVHWTYCLASEKYKRSLSFLTGILSCAGWIFACFSSTYVASMFILALAQIYHQDYIPKSFHYYLVYLAVFLSGYLVNVFLVKLLPLITNISVAVINFGTFFIIITLLVKSPKQSAEFVFKNIINETGWSSNGVVFFLGMLPSLACVTLFDGAVHLTDEIAQPERNIPLVMVISNTLSGVMAFFAAIVYMFCVVNVNNLSNPVGGEPIVQLMYDSFQSEALTTIGVVCLILTFVGSSYMYYTSTSRLIWSFANSNGLPFSKYIGEVSSNLKSPVYALSFLTVLCIIIGTLIMGSDGALNAVLGTSMVCINLSYLIPIACLLVKSKFSTTHRFNERPYFCLGKFGLPMNIASVLWVCFIMVWLNFPLSYPVTSDNMNYACVVLGITCIIGIILWFVHGRNHYDHNIDFKHF
- the SNZ1 gene encoding pyridoxine biosynthesis protein (Stationary phase protein; vitamin B synthesis; induced byyeast-hypha switch, 3-AT or in azole-resistant strain overexpressing MDR1; soluble in hyphae; regulated by Gcn4, macrophage; Spider biofilm induced; rat catheter biofilm repressed), giving the protein MSDFKVKAGLAQMLKGGVIMDVVNADQAKIAEAAGACAVMALERIPAEMRKSNQVCRMSDPKMIKDIMETVKIPVMAKCRIGHFTESQILEALGVDYIDESEVLTPADTVYHIDKTKFKVPFVCGARNLGEALRRINEGAAMIRCKGEAGTGDVSSAVDHIRTIKKDIEEASKLKTETEIVELARELRVPTELLIQVIEEKKLPVVLFCAGGVSTPADAALLMQLGCDGVFVGSGIFKSKNPEKLAKAIVNATTHYNDPVKLLQYSTDLGELMGGIAIDSIKEEEKLEKRGW